A single region of the Streptomyces caelestis genome encodes:
- a CDS encoding MaoC family dehydratase, whose product MTAKISYSDVEVGTELPAQTFPVTRATLVRYAGASGDFNPIHWNEKFAREVGLPDVIAHGMFTMAEAIRVVTDWAGDPGAVVEYGVRFTKPVVVPNDEQGAVIEVGGKVAAKLDDNTVRVDLTVTSAGQKVLGMSRAVVRLA is encoded by the coding sequence ATGACAGCGAAGATCTCCTACTCCGACGTCGAGGTCGGCACCGAACTGCCCGCGCAGACCTTCCCTGTGACCCGCGCGACCCTCGTCCGGTACGCGGGCGCCTCCGGCGACTTCAACCCGATCCACTGGAACGAGAAGTTCGCCAGGGAGGTCGGCCTGCCGGACGTCATCGCGCACGGCATGTTCACCATGGCCGAGGCGATCCGCGTGGTCACCGACTGGGCCGGCGACCCGGGCGCGGTCGTCGAGTACGGCGTGCGCTTCACCAAGCCCGTCGTCGTCCCGAACGATGAGCAGGGTGCCGTGATCGAGGTCGGCGGCAAGGTTGCGGCCAAGCTCGACGACAACACGGTCCGCGTGGACCTGACGGTGACGAGCGCCGGGCAGAAAGTGCTGGGCATGTCGCGTGCGGTCGTGCGGCTGGCCTGA
- a CDS encoding TetR/AcrR family transcriptional regulator: MVRMSAEERRESVIRAATTEFARGGYHGTSTEAIARRVGVSQPYLFRLFPGKKAIFLAAAERCVEDTIRTFAEAAEGLEGDEALHAMGGAYIKTISEQPERLMMQMQMYLAVAAAEEEGDHEFGEAVRAGWMRLWDTVHLPLGADADRTTTFMAQGMLINCLVAMGFPAGHRVWAGLDPSASGS; this comes from the coding sequence ATGGTCAGGATGAGTGCAGAGGAGAGGCGCGAGAGCGTCATCCGCGCGGCGACGACCGAGTTCGCCCGCGGCGGCTACCACGGCACGTCGACCGAGGCGATCGCCCGGCGGGTCGGCGTCTCGCAGCCGTATCTCTTCCGGCTCTTCCCGGGCAAGAAGGCGATCTTCCTGGCGGCGGCGGAGCGGTGTGTCGAGGACACCATCCGGACGTTCGCCGAGGCTGCCGAGGGGCTCGAGGGTGACGAGGCTCTCCATGCCATGGGTGGTGCGTACATCAAGACCATCTCCGAGCAGCCCGAGCGGCTGATGATGCAGATGCAGATGTACCTCGCCGTGGCGGCCGCCGAAGAGGAGGGGGATCACGAGTTCGGCGAGGCCGTGCGCGCCGGCTGGATGCGGCTGTGGGACACCGTCCACCTGCCGCTGGGGGCCGACGCCGACAGGACGACGACCTTCATGGCGCAGGGAATGCTCATCAACTGCCTCGTGGCCATGGGCTTCCCGGCCGGCCATCGGGTCTGGGCGGGGCTGGATCCGTCCGCGTCCGGCAGCTGA
- a CDS encoding DUF3291 domain-containing protein, with translation MPTLPWTALNSPPHDTEVHVFASRFETRTLWGALKFLAGTPAVWRQVRRSPGVYGATLKAKPLRRTFWTLSAWESKAALDDFARSGAHRPAARGLATQMANATFTTWQARSDDLPLPWSEVFRRLP, from the coding sequence ATGCCCACCCTTCCCTGGACCGCCCTCAACTCCCCGCCCCACGACACCGAGGTGCACGTCTTCGCCTCCCGGTTCGAGACCCGCACCCTGTGGGGAGCGCTGAAGTTCCTCGCCGGTACGCCCGCGGTCTGGCGGCAGGTGCGCCGCAGCCCCGGCGTCTACGGAGCGACCCTGAAGGCGAAGCCGTTGCGGCGGACCTTCTGGACGCTGTCCGCGTGGGAGTCGAAGGCGGCGCTCGACGACTTCGCCCGCTCGGGCGCCCACCGGCCTGCCGCCCGGGGTCTGGCCACCCAGATGGCGAACGCGACCTTCACCACATGGCAGGCGAGGAGCGACGACCTCCCGCTTCCCTGGTCCGAGGTGTTCCGCCGTCTGCCCTGA
- a CDS encoding UDP-N-acetylmuramate dehydrogenase, translated as MQELHDAPLAPLTTFRLGGPATRLVTATTDDEVIAVVREADEAGTPLLLIGGGSNLVIGDKGFEGTALVIATKGYSLDGARLELAAGEVWTDAVARTVEAGLAGIECLAGIPGSAGATPIQNVGAYGQEVSSTITEVVAYDRRTGETVTLANEDCAFSYRHSRFKSDPERYVVLRVRFSLDDADGLSAPLRYAETARALSVEPGDRVPLASARDTVLKLRAGKGMVLDPEDHDTWSAGSFFTNPILTDADFAAFRARVRERLGAGMEPPAYPAGEGRTKTSAAWLIDKAGFTKGYGDGPARISTKHTLALTNRGTATTEDLLALAREVVAGVREAFGITLVNEPVTVGVSL; from the coding sequence GTGCAGGAACTCCACGACGCCCCCCTCGCCCCGCTGACCACCTTCCGGCTGGGCGGCCCCGCGACCCGGCTGGTCACCGCGACGACGGACGACGAGGTGATCGCCGTCGTACGCGAAGCCGACGAGGCGGGCACCCCGCTGCTGCTCATCGGCGGCGGCTCGAACCTGGTCATCGGCGACAAGGGCTTCGAGGGCACCGCCCTCGTCATCGCCACCAAGGGCTACTCCCTCGACGGCGCGCGGCTGGAGCTGGCCGCCGGCGAGGTATGGACCGACGCCGTCGCCCGCACGGTGGAGGCGGGCCTGGCCGGCATCGAGTGCCTGGCCGGCATCCCCGGCTCGGCGGGCGCGACCCCCATCCAGAACGTCGGGGCGTACGGCCAGGAGGTCTCCTCGACGATCACCGAGGTCGTCGCCTACGACCGCCGGACCGGCGAGACGGTCACCCTGGCCAACGAGGACTGTGCCTTCTCCTACCGCCACAGCCGCTTCAAGTCCGACCCGGAGCGCTACGTGGTGCTGCGCGTCCGCTTCTCCCTGGACGACGCCGACGGCCTCTCCGCCCCCCTCAGGTACGCCGAGACGGCCCGCGCCCTTAGCGTCGAGCCCGGCGACCGCGTCCCGCTCGCCTCGGCCCGTGACACCGTGCTCAAGCTGCGCGCCGGCAAGGGCATGGTCCTGGACCCCGAGGACCACGACACCTGGTCGGCCGGTTCCTTCTTCACCAACCCGATCCTCACGGACGCCGACTTCGCCGCCTTCCGCGCGCGCGTGCGTGAGCGCCTCGGCGCGGGCATGGAGCCGCCCGCGTACCCGGCGGGGGAGGGCCGCACCAAGACCTCAGCGGCCTGGCTGATCGACAAGGCGGGCTTCACCAAGGGCTACGGCGACGGACCGGCCCGCATCTCCACGAAGCACACCCTGGCCCTCACCAACCGGGGCACCGCGACCACGGAGGACCTGCTCGCCCTGGCCCGCGAGGTCGTGGCCGGGGTCCGCGAGGCCTTCGGGATCACACTGGTCAACGAGCCGGTGACGGTCGGGGTCAGCCTCTAG
- a CDS encoding NAD(P)-dependent oxidoreductase, with amino-acid sequence MKLTVFGATGGVGQEIVRQALGAGHQVTAVVRDPARLTVTGPGLDVFPADLADAEAVRPAVAGRDAVLSGLGARSRKHAGDATRLTRTVLGAMKAAGVRRLLAISAAPIGPVPEGDGALDRVARGIVSRVYKDVYADLRAMEAEIAGSATDWTVVRPPKLLNRPVSGVYRTVVGGTPPKGRSLGRADVAHAMLGMVDDAATVQQGVGLAY; translated from the coding sequence ATGAAGCTGACCGTTTTCGGTGCCACCGGCGGCGTCGGGCAGGAGATCGTACGGCAGGCACTGGGGGCGGGTCACCAGGTCACGGCGGTCGTCCGCGATCCCGCCCGGCTGACCGTGACCGGCCCGGGACTGGATGTGTTTCCCGCGGACCTGGCCGATGCGGAGGCGGTACGTCCGGCGGTGGCCGGGCGGGATGCCGTGCTGTCGGGTCTCGGCGCCCGCAGCCGCAAGCACGCCGGAGACGCGACCCGGCTGACGCGCACGGTGCTGGGCGCCATGAAGGCGGCGGGCGTCCGGCGGCTGCTGGCGATCAGCGCCGCCCCGATCGGGCCCGTGCCCGAGGGCGACGGAGCGCTCGACCGTGTCGCACGCGGCATCGTCTCCAGGGTCTACAAGGACGTCTACGCCGACCTGCGCGCGATGGAGGCGGAGATCGCCGGCAGTGCCACCGACTGGACCGTGGTGCGGCCGCCGAAACTGCTGAACCGGCCGGTCAGCGGGGTGTACCGGACGGTCGTCGGGGGGACCCCGCCGAAGGGCCGCTCCCTGGGACGCGCCGACGTGGCGCACGCGATGCTGGGGATGGTCGACGACGCGGCCACCGTGCAGCAGGGCGTGGGGCTCGCCTACTAG
- a CDS encoding TetR/AcrR family transcriptional regulator, with the protein MQPPARERVLDAAHQLMLTVGLARATTKEIARAAGCSEAALYKHFASKEELFIRVLTERLPQLAPLLHGLAAEPGRGALEANLTEIARQAALFYEQSFPIAASLYAETQLKRRHDEVMREMGKGPHLPIEGLAAYLRAEQDAGRIRAGADTFAAASLLMGACAQRAFAYDATEEGRPPVDAFAARLARTLLAGITD; encoded by the coding sequence ATGCAGCCACCGGCCCGGGAGCGCGTCCTGGACGCCGCGCACCAGTTGATGCTGACCGTCGGACTCGCTCGCGCCACGACGAAGGAGATCGCCCGGGCCGCCGGTTGCTCCGAGGCCGCGCTCTACAAGCATTTCGCGAGCAAGGAGGAACTGTTCATCCGCGTGCTGACGGAACGCCTGCCGCAGCTGGCACCGCTGCTGCACGGGCTGGCCGCCGAGCCGGGCCGGGGCGCGCTGGAAGCGAACCTCACGGAGATCGCCCGTCAGGCGGCCCTGTTCTACGAGCAGAGCTTTCCGATCGCGGCGTCGCTGTATGCCGAGACCCAGTTGAAGCGGCGGCATGACGAGGTGATGCGGGAGATGGGGAAGGGGCCGCATCTGCCGATCGAGGGGTTGGCCGCCTATCTGCGGGCGGAACAGGACGCCGGGCGGATCAGGGCTGGTGCGGACACCTTTGCGGCGGCCTCATTGCTGATGGGGGCGTGTGCGCAGCGGGCGTTCGCGTACGACGCGACGGAGGAGGGCCGGCCTCCCGTGGACGCGTTCGCCGCGAGGCTGGCCCGCACGCTGCTGGCCGGCATCACCGACTGA
- a CDS encoding adenosine deaminase, translating to MERVRDVSELPKAHLHLHFTGSMRPATVLELADKHGVRLPDALTEALVGGEPPRLRATDERGWFRFQRLYDAARSCLREPEDIQRLVREAAEEDLRDGSGWLEIQVDPTSYAPMLGGLIPALEVILDAVETTSRETGLGMRVLVAANRMKHPLDARTLARLAARYADRGVVGFGLSNDERRGMARDFDRAFAIAREAGLLSTPHGGELAGPSSVRDCLDDLGAHRVGHGVRAAEDPRLMKRLADRQVTCEVCPASNVALGVYEKPEDVPLRTLFEAGVPLALGADDPLLFGSRLAAQYEIARRHHGFTDEELAEVARQSVRGSAAPEDVKRKLLAGVDDWLLS from the coding sequence ATGGAGCGTGTACGTGATGTCTCTGAACTGCCGAAAGCCCACCTGCACCTGCACTTCACCGGGTCGATGCGGCCCGCGACCGTGCTGGAACTGGCCGACAAGCACGGGGTGCGCCTGCCCGACGCACTGACCGAGGCGCTGGTCGGCGGGGAGCCACCGAGACTGCGGGCGACGGACGAGCGGGGCTGGTTCCGCTTTCAGCGGCTGTACGACGCGGCGCGCTCGTGTCTGCGGGAGCCGGAGGACATCCAGCGGCTGGTGCGGGAAGCCGCGGAGGAGGATCTGCGGGACGGGTCGGGGTGGCTGGAGATCCAGGTCGATCCGACGTCGTACGCGCCGATGCTGGGCGGGTTGATCCCGGCGCTGGAGGTCATCCTGGACGCGGTGGAGACGACGTCGCGGGAGACCGGGCTCGGTATGCGGGTGCTGGTCGCGGCGAACCGGATGAAGCACCCGCTGGACGCGCGCACCCTGGCGCGGCTGGCGGCGCGGTACGCCGATCGGGGGGTCGTCGGGTTCGGGCTGTCGAACGACGAGCGGCGGGGCATGGCGCGGGACTTCGACCGGGCGTTCGCAATCGCGCGGGAGGCCGGGCTGTTGTCGACGCCGCACGGGGGCGAGCTGGCGGGGCCGTCGTCGGTGCGGGACTGTCTGGACGACCTGGGGGCGCACCGGGTGGGGCACGGAGTACGGGCGGCGGAGGATCCCCGGCTGATGAAGCGGCTGGCGGACCGGCAGGTGACGTGTGAGGTGTGCCCGGCGTCGAACGTGGCGCTGGGGGTGTACGAGAAGCCGGAGGACGTGCCGCTGCGAACGCTGTTCGAAGCGGGGGTGCCGCTGGCGCTGGGCGCGGACGATCCCCTGCTGTTCGGCTCCCGCCTGGCGGCGCAGTACGAGATCGCGCGGCGGCATCACGGGTTCACGGACGAGGAACTGGCTGAGGTGGCGCGGCAGTCGGTACGGGGGTCGGCGGCACCGGAGGACGTGAAGAGAAAGCTGCTGGCCGGGGTGGACGACTGGTTGCTGTCCTAG
- a CDS encoding pyridoxal phosphate-dependent aminotransferase, whose product MSAATPPTERRVSARVGAISESATLAVDAKAKALKAAGRPVIGFGAGEPDFPTPDYIVEAAIEACKNPKFHRYTPAGGLPELKAAIAAKTLRDSGYEVDASQILVTNGGKQAIYEAFAAILDPGDEVIVPAPYWTTYPESIRLAGGVPVEVVADETTGYRVTVEQLEAARTDKTKVVLFVSPSNPTGAVYSEQETEAIGHWAVEHGLWVLTDEIYEHLVYGGASAVSLPAVLPELRDKCIVVNGVAKTYAMTGWRVGWIIGPKDVVKAATNLQSHATSNVANVAQAAALAAVSGDLVAVEKMREAFDRRRKTIVRMLNEIDGVVCPEPEGAFYAYPSVKALVGKEIRGRRPRDTVELAALILEEAEVAVVPGEAFGTPGYLRLSYALGDEDLVEGVSRMQKLLAEARD is encoded by the coding sequence ATGAGCGCTGCAACCCCTCCCACCGAGCGCCGGGTCTCTGCCCGAGTCGGCGCGATCTCCGAGTCCGCCACCCTCGCCGTGGACGCCAAGGCCAAGGCCCTCAAGGCCGCCGGGCGGCCGGTGATCGGCTTCGGCGCCGGTGAACCCGACTTCCCGACCCCGGACTACATCGTCGAGGCCGCGATCGAGGCCTGCAAGAACCCGAAGTTCCACCGCTACACGCCGGCTGGTGGCCTGCCCGAGCTGAAGGCCGCGATCGCCGCGAAGACGCTGCGCGACTCCGGCTACGAGGTCGACGCGTCGCAGATCCTCGTCACCAACGGTGGCAAGCAGGCCATCTACGAGGCCTTCGCCGCGATCCTCGACCCGGGTGACGAGGTCATCGTGCCCGCGCCGTACTGGACGACGTACCCGGAGTCGATCCGGCTGGCCGGGGGTGTCCCGGTGGAGGTCGTCGCCGACGAGACGACCGGCTACCGGGTGACCGTCGAGCAGCTGGAGGCGGCCCGTACGGACAAGACGAAGGTCGTGCTCTTCGTCTCGCCGTCGAACCCGACCGGCGCCGTCTACAGCGAGCAGGAAACCGAGGCCATCGGCCACTGGGCCGTCGAGCACGGCCTGTGGGTGCTGACCGACGAGATCTACGAGCACCTGGTCTACGGCGGCGCCTCCGCCGTGTCGCTGCCGGCGGTGCTGCCCGAGCTGCGCGACAAGTGCATCGTGGTGAACGGTGTCGCGAAGACGTACGCGATGACCGGCTGGCGGGTCGGGTGGATCATCGGCCCGAAGGACGTGGTCAAGGCCGCGACGAACCTTCAGTCGCACGCCACGTCGAATGTGGCCAACGTCGCCCAGGCCGCCGCGCTGGCCGCGGTCTCCGGTGACCTGGTCGCCGTCGAGAAGATGCGCGAGGCGTTCGACCGGCGCCGCAAGACCATCGTGCGGATGCTGAACGAGATCGACGGCGTGGTGTGCCCGGAGCCGGAGGGTGCGTTCTACGCGTACCCGTCGGTGAAGGCGCTGGTCGGCAAGGAGATCCGGGGCCGGCGGCCCCGGGACACGGTCGAGCTGGCCGCGCTGATCCTGGAGGAGGCCGAGGTCGCGGTGGTGCCGGGTGAGGCGTTCGGGACGCCCGGGTATCTGCGGCTGTCGTACGCGCTGGGTGACGAGGATCTCGTCGAGGGTGTGAGCCGGATGCAGAAGCTGCTGGCGGAGGCCAGGGACTGA
- the secE gene encoding preprotein translocase subunit SecE → MTDAVGSIDMPDAQDEAPESRKARKGGKRGKKGPLKRLALFYRQIVAELRKVVWPTRNQLSTYTTVVIIFVVIMIGLVTVIDYGLSHAAKYVFG, encoded by the coding sequence GTGACGGACGCCGTGGGCTCCATCGACATGCCTGATGCCCAGGACGAGGCGCCGGAGTCCAGGAAGGCCCGCAAGGGCGGCAAACGTGGCAAGAAGGGCCCGCTGAAGCGGCTTGCCCTCTTCTACCGCCAGATCGTCGCGGAGCTGCGCAAGGTCGTCTGGCCGACCCGCAACCAGCTCTCGACGTACACGACCGTGGTGATCATCTTCGTGGTCATCATGATCGGCCTGGTCACCGTGATTGACTATGGACTCAGCCACGCCGCCAAGTACGTGTTCGGCTGA
- the nusG gene encoding transcription termination/antitermination protein NusG: MSDPNVNDAIEPVESVEDELDTVEGADSEDTEASAEVEAADAVADDAAEAETEAGEEAAEEPEEEPEDTRDPIEKLREELRVLPGEWYVIHTYAGYENRVKTNLEQRAVSLNVEDYIFQAEVPQEEVVQIKNGDRKTIKQNKLPGYVLVRMDLTNESWGVVRNTPGVTGFVGNAYDPYPLTLDEIVKMLAPEAEEKAAREAAEAEGKPAPQRKVEVQVLDFEVGDSVTVTDGPFATLQATINEINPDSKKVKGLVEIFGRETPVELSFDQIQKN, from the coding sequence GTGTCTGACCCGAACGTGAACGACGCCATCGAGCCTGTCGAGTCCGTCGAGGACGAGCTCGACACCGTCGAGGGCGCGGACAGCGAGGACACCGAGGCCTCCGCCGAGGTCGAGGCTGCCGACGCCGTCGCGGACGACGCCGCCGAGGCGGAGACCGAAGCCGGTGAAGAGGCCGCGGAAGAGCCCGAGGAAGAGCCCGAGGACACCCGCGACCCGATCGAGAAGCTCCGCGAGGAACTGCGGGTCCTGCCCGGCGAGTGGTACGTCATCCACACCTACGCCGGCTACGAGAACCGCGTGAAGACCAACCTGGAGCAGCGCGCCGTCTCGCTGAACGTCGAGGACTACATCTTCCAGGCCGAGGTGCCGCAGGAAGAGGTCGTCCAGATCAAGAACGGCGACCGCAAGACGATCAAGCAGAACAAGCTCCCGGGCTACGTCCTCGTCCGCATGGACCTGACGAACGAGTCCTGGGGCGTCGTCCGCAACACCCCCGGTGTCACCGGCTTCGTGGGCAACGCCTACGACCCGTACCCGCTGACGCTGGACGAGATCGTCAAGATGCTCGCCCCCGAGGCCGAGGAGAAGGCCGCCCGCGAGGCAGCCGAGGCCGAGGGCAAGCCGGCTCCGCAGCGCAAGGTCGAGGTCCAGGTGCTGGACTTCGAGGTCGGCGACTCGGTCACCGTCACCGACGGCCCGTTCGCCACGCTCCAGGCGACCATCAACGAGATCAACCCGGACTCGAAGAAGGTCAAGGGCCTCGTGGAGATCTTCGGCCGTGAGACGCCGGTCGAGCTCTCCTTCGACCAGATCCAGAAGAACTAG
- the rplK gene encoding 50S ribosomal protein L11, whose protein sequence is MPPKKKKVTGLIKLQIQAGAANPAPPVGPALGQHGVNIMEFCKAYNAATESQRGWVIPVEITVYEDRSFTFITKTPPAAKMILKAAGVEKGSGEPHKTKVAKITRDQVREIATTKMPDLNANDLDAAEKIIAGTARSMGVTVEG, encoded by the coding sequence ATGCCTCCCAAGAAGAAGAAGGTCACGGGGCTCATCAAGCTCCAGATCCAGGCCGGTGCCGCCAACCCGGCCCCGCCGGTCGGCCCCGCGCTGGGTCAGCACGGCGTGAACATCATGGAGTTCTGCAAGGCCTACAACGCCGCGACCGAGTCGCAGCGTGGCTGGGTGATCCCGGTGGAGATCACGGTCTACGAGGACCGCTCCTTCACCTTCATCACCAAGACCCCGCCGGCCGCGAAGATGATCCTCAAGGCCGCGGGCGTGGAGAAGGGCTCCGGCGAGCCGCACAAGACCAAGGTCGCGAAGATCACGCGTGACCAGGTCCGCGAGATCGCCACCACCAAGATGCCCGACCTCAACGCCAACGACCTGGACGCCGCCGAGAAGATCATCGCCGGCACCGCCCGTTCCATGGGCGTCACGGTCGAGGGCTGA
- the rplA gene encoding 50S ribosomal protein L1, with amino-acid sequence MSKRSKSLRAADAKVDREKLYAPLEAVRLAKETSTTKFDGTVEVAFRLGVDPRKADQMVRGTVNLPHGTGKTARVLVFATGDRAEAARAAGADIVGADELIDEVSKGRLDFDAVVATPDLMGKVGRLGRVLGPRGLMPNPKTGTVTPDVAKAVTEIKGGKIEFRVDKHANLHFIIGKSSFDDTKLVENYGAALEEILRLKPSAAKGRYIKKAAITTTMGPGIPVDPNRTRNLLVEEDPAAV; translated from the coding sequence GTGAGCAAGCGCAGCAAGTCCCTTCGCGCTGCGGACGCCAAGGTCGACCGGGAGAAGCTCTACGCCCCGCTCGAGGCCGTCCGTCTCGCCAAGGAGACCTCCACGACCAAGTTCGACGGCACCGTCGAGGTCGCCTTCCGCCTGGGTGTCGACCCGCGCAAGGCCGACCAGATGGTCCGTGGCACCGTGAACCTCCCGCACGGCACCGGTAAGACCGCCCGGGTCCTGGTCTTCGCGACCGGCGACCGTGCCGAGGCCGCGCGTGCCGCGGGCGCCGACATCGTCGGCGCCGACGAGCTGATCGACGAGGTGTCGAAGGGCCGTCTGGACTTCGACGCCGTCGTCGCCACCCCGGACCTCATGGGCAAGGTCGGCCGCCTCGGCCGCGTGCTCGGTCCGCGTGGTCTGATGCCGAACCCGAAGACCGGCACCGTCACCCCCGACGTCGCCAAGGCCGTCACCGAGATCAAGGGCGGCAAGATCGAGTTCCGTGTCGACAAGCACGCGAACCTGCACTTCATCATCGGCAAGTCGTCCTTCGACGACACCAAGCTGGTGGAGAACTACGGCGCCGCGCTGGAGGAGATCCTCCGTCTGAAGCCGTCCGCCGCCAAGGGCCGGTACATCAAGAAGGCCGCCATCACCACCACGATGGGCCCCGGCATTCCGGTCGACCCGAACCGCACCCGCAACCTCCTCGTCGAGGAGGACCCGGCCGCGGTCTGA
- the rplJ gene encoding 50S ribosomal protein L10, whose amino-acid sequence MARPDKVDAVEEMRDKFRNSNGAVVTAYTGLTVAQLQQLRRSLGENAQYRVAKNTLTKIAANEAGITAIDDLFTGSSAVAFVTGDPVEAAKGLRDFAKDNPNLVIKGGVLDGKALSADEIKKLADLESREVLLSKLAGAFKGKQSQAASVFQALPSKLVRTVDALRAKQDEQGGAE is encoded by the coding sequence ATGGCGAGGCCAGACAAGGTCGATGCCGTCGAGGAGATGCGGGACAAGTTCCGTAACTCCAACGGCGCCGTCGTTACCGCGTACACCGGTCTCACCGTGGCGCAGCTCCAGCAGCTGCGTCGTTCACTCGGTGAGAACGCTCAGTACCGTGTGGCGAAGAACACGCTGACCAAGATTGCGGCCAACGAGGCCGGGATCACCGCGATCGACGACCTCTTCACGGGTTCGTCGGCCGTCGCCTTCGTGACCGGTGACCCGGTCGAGGCGGCGAAGGGTCTCCGTGACTTCGCCAAGGACAACCCCAACCTGGTCATCAAGGGCGGCGTCCTTGACGGCAAGGCGTTGTCCGCAGATGAGATCAAGAAGCTTGCGGACCTCGAGTCCCGCGAGGTTCTGCTCTCCAAGCTGGCCGGTGCCTTCAAGGGGAAGCAGTCCCAGGCTGCCTCCGTCTTCCAGGCGCTGCCGTCGAAGCTCGTCCGCACCGTGGACGCGCTCCGTGCCAAGCAGGACGAGCAGGGCGGTGCCGAGTAA
- the rplL gene encoding 50S ribosomal protein L7/L12, whose protein sequence is MAKLSQEDLLAQFEEMTLIELSEFVKAFEEKFDVTAAAAAVAVAGPAQGGPAAPAEEEKDEFDVILTGAGDKKIQVIKVVRELTSLGLKEAKDLVDGAPKPVLEKVAKDAAEKAAESLKGAGASVEVK, encoded by the coding sequence ATGGCGAAGCTCAGCCAGGAAGACCTGCTCGCGCAGTTCGAGGAGATGACCCTCATCGAGCTCTCCGAGTTCGTGAAGGCGTTCGAGGAGAAGTTCGACGTCACCGCTGCCGCCGCCGCGGTCGCCGTCGCGGGCCCGGCCCAGGGTGGCCCGGCTGCCCCGGCCGAGGAGGAGAAGGACGAGTTCGACGTCATCCTCACCGGTGCCGGCGACAAGAAGATCCAGGTCATCAAGGTCGTGCGTGAGCTGACCTCGCTGGGTCTGAAGGAGGCCAAGGACCTCGTGGACGGCGCTCCGAAGCCGGTCCTCGAGAAGGTCGCCAAGGACGCCGCCGAGAAGGCCGCCGAGTCCCTCAAGGGCGCCGGCGCCTCCGTCGAGGTCAAGTAA